From Anopheles arabiensis isolate DONGOLA chromosome 3, AaraD3, whole genome shotgun sequence, a single genomic window includes:
- the LOC120899675 gene encoding zinc finger protein ush isoform X4: MHHSRDDEEAGGDEQSQQQQTQSTAEENGDSNSTIGSNSANSSSSSSNSSGSNHSSRSNSRAEMNGGGMEGGGSAQDTKPPCPETEMGASERGSASPHRTATDERCETPADETMPLREIKQEPNAEQEAARHDHRPGSSSSSSHGAPHTPSPTPMPMLRLNVALAADPAANPDAKDLKNLSDAEAALEEKQSQQLHQQQHALNMAIGGPPPPPALQQLASSTPPALLARKPKELALPVELPPRLPMFICGPCGIRFSSASTLEAHQTYYCSHRKDADEGGGGGGGGAGAGGTGNSGANATVTGGPSSGGVKNAHPGGEGGEQPPAKALKTGKQYACSQCSYSADKKVSLNRHMRMHQSSPSPSPVGAIVNGDEAIVLANHHQQQQQHQQQQQQLQLIQAQAVAAAAAVLHQQQQQQQQGQQPSQGPAPQVDRYCSDCDIRFSSTKTYRAHKQHYCSSRHREGNQSNNSTPKPASAPKSGSQSPPDVPKTPPVGSAAAAAASSQQPFLALPTNPIIVIPYSLIRGASVIPGLLSSLAPGVANPESACFILQNGSLQPIAMSLASQVQAVTAAIVPSGFEGLIGSSGGPAATRPGISSGNQQQTHQQPAQPPSRGPTPNISNSSDNNSVHSGSGGGGPASSTGEVLKAINKRENSANRDAPTGSTPLDLSVRRLSPGAIGSLSLRERSLSLSSAVSADPRLDFDSLMEGKENLSVSGDSLTPEQIVCAPSLPGSPPLTPSPKRRSNSPRGGGGGGGVPPPVSNATTAAAVAAAAHAAAAAGQHGLGGPVGGLSLSPLTLQQQLMRPLLPADIALRLSAVGDPGVNLNLNILPNTHPLLTKQSVELALRLSSSAGVPVGDGGLAKPQISPLLNSISPTGSVGGGGPAAAVLAAAAQTPQIFVKQGDSKCKECNIVFCKYENYLAHKKHYCSARNQDGGGDGELPKVSPPISPQAMGGGGGGGAGGGGVSSGGSPAIGVGAVAYQQLICAACGIKFTSLDNLSAHQMYYCPKRIDATLPVSATTTTVVTAQPHKERCSKCKSMHEPGQPCTVAGHGAYKCPICEVISPNSTEARRHMDTHGGVKAFRCTICRYKGNTLRGMRTHIRMHFDKKTNEFNEENFITCILEEDGIEIPPAGAQNAAAMAAAAAAAAAHALASQKSFAPPPPSEADGVARISPPTAGNGQSVRHHCEFCPYSSSYRVNVAKHIKHVHGRDGPSPGSSPLIGEGGESLLYNGTGPVAGDSSSVIARPPIAVTPGLTMANSQVIKTEPKDEAGHAPSPDAPDALDINVDIVLEEPPAIKSEVFDPHMPSLNSPLTSPVTPSPPAAGAAPAAVPSTTVKQKSHPTNAASSPGGRTEHGIKTPSPPVEVSAGGSTQLPPGPKYCDTCDITFNYTNTYIAHKKFYCKAAVAAAAAAAAGTASASAGSGVGRRSASASPSRAASTSPAVTVAVNRATETSV; this comes from the exons GAGACGATGAGGAAGCCGGTGGTGATGAAcagtcccagcagcagcaaacacaaaGCACAGCGGAGGAAAACGGTGATAGCAACAGCACAATAGGAAGCAACagtgcaaacagcagcagcagcagcagcaacagcagtggcAGTAATCACAGCAGCAGAAGTAACAGCCGGGCCGAAATGAACGGCGGTGGAATGGAGGGAGGAGGCAGTGCACAGGACACAAAACCACCCTGCCCCGAGACGGAAATGGGGGCGAGCGAGCGGGGTAGTGCATCACCGCACCGGACGGCGACGGACGAACGTTGCGAAACGCCGGCGGATGAAACGATGCCGCTGCGCGAAATCAAGCAGGAACCGAACGCAGAGCAGGAAGCGGCACGGCACGACCATCGGCCGGGATCGAGCAGTTCCTCCTCCCACGGGGCACCGCACACACCGTCCCCGACGCCGATGCCGATGCTGCGCCTGAACGTGGCCCTGGCCGCCGATCCGGCCGCCAACCCGGACGCGAAGGATCTCAAGAACCTCAGCGATGCCGAGGCGGCCCTCGAGGAGAAGCAATCTCAgcagctgcaccagcagcagcacgcactCAACATGGCGATCGGAGGACCTCCGCCACCGCCCGCCCTTCAGCAGCTGGCCAGCAGCACACCGCCCGCCCTGCTCGCCCGCAAACCGAAGGAGCTGGCCCTGCCGGTCGAGCTACCCCCGCGGCTTCCCATGTTCATCTGCGGCCCGTGCGGCATTCGCTTCTCGTCCGCGTCGACGCTCGAGGCGCACCAGACGTACTACTGCTCGCACCGTAAAGATGCGGACgaggggggtggtggtgggggtggtGGAGCGGGCGCCGGTGGAACGGGAAACAGTGGAGCGAACGCCACCGTCACTGGCGGGCCTTCGTCGGGCGGCGTAAAGAACGCACATCCAGGCGGCGAGGGTGGTGAGCAACCGCCGGCAAAGGCGCTCAAGACGGGCAAACAGTACGCCTGCTCGCAGTGCTCGTACAGTGCGGACAAGAAGGTGTCGCTGAACCGGCACATGCGCATGCACCAGTCGTCGCCCTCGCCGTCCCCGGTCGGTGCGATCGTGAACGGAGACGAAGCGATCGTGCTCGCTAAccaccatcaacagcagcagcagcaccagcagcagcagcagcagctacagctcATCCAGGCGCAAGCTGTTGCGGCTGCCGCTGCCGTGctacaccaacagcagcagcagcagcagcaaggccAGCAGCCGTCACAAGGCCCCGCGCCACAGGTCGACCGCTACTGCTCGGACTGTGATATACGATTCTCCAGCACCAAGACATATCGGGCGCACAAGCAACACTACTGCAGCTCGCGCCATCGGGAAGG CAATCAGTCAAACAACTCCACACCCAAGCCGGCGTCGGCACCGAAATCGGGCTCGCAAAGCCCGCCGGACGTGCCGAAAACGCCACCGGTCGGGTCGGCGGCCGCAGCGGCCGCCAGCAGTCAGCAACCGTTCCTGGCGTTGCCCACCAACCCGATCATCGTGATACCGTACTCGCTGATTCGGGGCGCGAGCGTTATTCCGGGACTGCT CTCATCGCTCGCACCAGGCGTGGCCAATCCCGAGTCGGCTTGTTTCATCCTACAGAACGGCAGCCTGCAGCCAATTGCGATGTCGCTCGCGTCCCAGGTGCAAGCCGTTACGGCCGCCATCGTGCCGAGCGGGTTCGAAGGGCTGATCGGATCGTCCGGTGGTCCAGCAGCAACGCGGCCAGGAATAAGCAGCGGCAACCAGCAGCAAACGCACCAACAGCCCGCCCAGCCACCTTCTCGCGGACCCACACCGAACATATCGAACAGTAGCGACAACAATAGCGTACACAGCGGCTCCGGTGGTGGAGGGCCTGCTTCCAGCACCGGGGAAGTACTGAAAGCGATCAACAAGCGAGAAAACTCCGCCAACAG AGATGCTCCGACCGGTTCCACGCCGTTGGATCTTTCCGTGCGTCGCCTCTCGCCCGGTGCCATCGGTAGCTTAAGTTTGCGCGAGCGATCGCTCTCGCTGTCGTCCGCCGTTTCCGCCGACCCGCGGCTCGACTTTGACAGTCTGATGGAGGGCAAGGAGAATCTGTCCGTCAGCGGCGACTCGCTCACACCGGAACAGATCGTCTGTGCGCCGTCCCTTCCGGGCAGTCCGCCGCTAACTCCTTCCCCGAAGCGTCGCTCTAACAGTCCCcgaggaggtggtggtggcggtggtgtcCCTCCTCCCGTCTCTAACGCCACTACAGCGGCAGCTGTAGCGGCTGCTGCTCATGCGGCTGCCGCCGCCGGTCAACACGGACTTGGCGGCCCAGTCGGAGGCTTATCCCTCTCACCGCTAAcactccagcagcagctgatgcGACCGCTGCTCCCGGCGGACATTGCCCTGCGCCTCTCGGCCGTCGGTGATCCGGGCGTCAATCTGAACCTCAACATCCTGCCCAACACTCACCCGCTGCTGACGAAGCAAAGCGTCGAGCTGGCCCTGCGGCTCTCCTCGTCCGCCGGTGTCCCTGTCGGCGACGGGGGACTAGCGAAGCCACAGATTTCTCCCCTGCTGAACAGCATCTCGCCGACCGGGTCGGTGGGCGGTGGGGGACCGGCCGCTGCCGTACTGGCGGCTGCCGCCCAAACGCCGCAAATCTTCGTCAAGCAGGGCGACTCCAAGTGCAAGGAGTGTAACATCGTGTTCTGCAAGTACGAGAACTATCTCGCCCACAAGAAGCACTACTGCTCCGCCCGCAACCAGGACGGCGGTGGCGATGGGGAGCTGCCCAAGGTTAGTCCACCGATATCACCGCAAgcgatgggtggtggtggtggtggtggtgctggaggCGGTGGAGTATCGTCGGGGGGCAGTCCGGCCATTGGTGTAGGAGCGGTTGCGTACCAGCAGCTGATCTGTGCGGCGTGCGGCATCAAGTTTACGTCGTTGGATAATCTCAGCGCGCATCAGATGTACTACTGCCCGAAGCGTATCGATGCCACGCTGCCAGTG AGCGCCACAACAACGACGGTGGTGACAGCGCAACCGCACAAGGAACGCTGCTCGAAGTGCAAAAGCATGCACGAGCCGGGCCAACCGTGCACGGTGGCCGGGCACGGCGCCTACAAGTGTCCGATCTGTGAGGTCATCAGCCCGAACTCGACCGAGGCACGGCGCCACATGGATACGCACGGTGGGGTGAAAGCGTTTCGCTGCACGATCTGCCGGTACAAGGGCAACACGTTACG CGGCATGCGCACCCACATCCGGATGCACTTTGACAAGAAGACGAACGAATTCAATGAGGAAAACTTTATCACCTGCATACTGGAGGAGGACGGTATTGAGATACCGCCGGCCGGCGCACAGAATGCAGCCGCCATGGCCGCAGCcgctgcagccgccgccgcccatGCGCTCGCCTCGCAGAAGAGTTttgcgccaccaccaccctcggAAGCGGACGGGGTGGCACGCATCTCACCACCAACGGCCGGCAATGGGCAATCGGTGCGGCACCACTGTGAGTTTTGCCCGTACAGCTCAAGCTATCGCGTGAATGTG GCCAAACATATCAAGCACGTGCACGGCCGGGACGGGCCTTCGCCCGGTAGTTCGCCCCTGATCGGCGAGGGAGGTGAATCGCTGCTGTACAACGGTACCGGACCGGTGGCAGGAGACTCGAGCAGCGTCATCGCACGGCCACCGATCGCCGTCACGCCCGGTCTAACCATGGCCAATAG TCAAGTGATCAAAACGGAACCAAAGGACGAAGCGGGCCACGCGCCCAGCCCGGACGCACCGGACGCGCTCGACATCAACGTGGACATCGTGCTGGAGGAGCCGCCGGCGATCAAGAGCGAAGTGTTCGATCCGCACATGCCGTCGCTCAACTCACCGCTCACTTCGCCGGTCACTCCctctcctcctgctgctggtgcggctCCGGCAGCAGTGCCATCGACCACCGTGAAACAGAAATCTCACCCCACCAACGCCGCCAGCTCACCGGGGGGCCGGACGGAGCACGGCATTAAAACGCCGTCACCGCCGGTGGAAGTGTCGGCCGGTGGTTCGACCCAGCTGCCACCCGGGCCCAAGTACTGCGACACGTGTGATATTACCTTCAACTACACCAACACGTACATTGCGCACAAAAAGTTCTACTGCAAGgcggcagtggcagcagcggcggcagcggcagcagggACAGCAAGTGCATCCGCCGGGTCCGGCGTTGGTCGGCGCAGTGCATCCGCTTCACCGAGCCGGGCAGCATCGACCAGCCCGGCCGTCACCGTGGCCGTGAATCGGGCGACGGAAACGTCCGTTTAA
- the LOC120899675 gene encoding zinc finger protein ush isoform X1, with the protein MNVLHIHQYHRPVSDGLEMHPKLYELLRSRSTKIRLGDDEEAGGDEQSQQQQTQSTAEENGDSNSTIGSNSANSSSSSSNSSGSNHSSRSNSRAEMNGGGMEGGGSAQDTKPPCPETEMGASERGSASPHRTATDERCETPADETMPLREIKQEPNAEQEAARHDHRPGSSSSSSHGAPHTPSPTPMPMLRLNVALAADPAANPDAKDLKNLSDAEAALEEKQSQQLHQQQHALNMAIGGPPPPPALQQLASSTPPALLARKPKELALPVELPPRLPMFICGPCGIRFSSASTLEAHQTYYCSHRKDADEGGGGGGGGAGAGGTGNSGANATVTGGPSSGGVKNAHPGGEGGEQPPAKALKTGKQYACSQCSYSADKKVSLNRHMRMHQSSPSPSPVGAIVNGDEAIVLANHHQQQQQHQQQQQQLQLIQAQAVAAAAAVLHQQQQQQQQGQQPSQGPAPQVDRYCSDCDIRFSSTKTYRAHKQHYCSSRHREGNQSNNSTPKPASAPKSGSQSPPDVPKTPPVGSAAAAAASSQQPFLALPTNPIIVIPYSLIRGASVIPGLLSSLAPGVANPESACFILQNGSLQPIAMSLASQVQAVTAAIVPSGFEGLIGSSGGPAATRPGISSGNQQQTHQQPAQPPSRGPTPNISNSSDNNSVHSGSGGGGPASSTGEVLKAINKRENSANRDAPTGSTPLDLSVRRLSPGAIGSLSLRERSLSLSSAVSADPRLDFDSLMEGKENLSVSGDSLTPEQIVCAPSLPGSPPLTPSPKRRSNSPRGGGGGGGVPPPVSNATTAAAVAAAAHAAAAAGQHGLGGPVGGLSLSPLTLQQQLMRPLLPADIALRLSAVGDPGVNLNLNILPNTHPLLTKQSVELALRLSSSAGVPVGDGGLAKPQISPLLNSISPTGSVGGGGPAAAVLAAAAQTPQIFVKQGDSKCKECNIVFCKYENYLAHKKHYCSARNQDGGGDGELPKVSPPISPQAMGGGGGGGAGGGGVSSGGSPAIGVGAVAYQQLICAACGIKFTSLDNLSAHQMYYCPKRIDATLPVSATTTTVVTAQPHKERCSKCKSMHEPGQPCTVAGHGAYKCPICEVISPNSTEARRHMDTHGGVKAFRCTICRYKGNTLRGMRTHIRMHFDKKTNEFNEENFITCILEEDGIEIPPAGAQNAAAMAAAAAAAAAHALASQKSFAPPPPSEADGVARISPPTAGNGQSVRHHCEFCPYSSSYRVNVAKHIKHVHGRDGPSPGSSPLIGEGGESLLYNGTGPVAGDSSSVIARPPIAVTPGLTMANSQVIKTEPKDEAGHAPSPDAPDALDINVDIVLEEPPAIKSEVFDPHMPSLNSPLTSPVTPSPPAAGAAPAAVPSTTVKQKSHPTNAASSPGGRTEHGIKTPSPPVEVSAGGSTQLPPGPKYCDTCDITFNYTNTYIAHKKFYCKAAVAAAAAAAAGTASASAGSGVGRRSASASPSRAASTSPAVTVAVNRATETSV; encoded by the exons GAGACGATGAGGAAGCCGGTGGTGATGAAcagtcccagcagcagcaaacacaaaGCACAGCGGAGGAAAACGGTGATAGCAACAGCACAATAGGAAGCAACagtgcaaacagcagcagcagcagcagcaacagcagtggcAGTAATCACAGCAGCAGAAGTAACAGCCGGGCCGAAATGAACGGCGGTGGAATGGAGGGAGGAGGCAGTGCACAGGACACAAAACCACCCTGCCCCGAGACGGAAATGGGGGCGAGCGAGCGGGGTAGTGCATCACCGCACCGGACGGCGACGGACGAACGTTGCGAAACGCCGGCGGATGAAACGATGCCGCTGCGCGAAATCAAGCAGGAACCGAACGCAGAGCAGGAAGCGGCACGGCACGACCATCGGCCGGGATCGAGCAGTTCCTCCTCCCACGGGGCACCGCACACACCGTCCCCGACGCCGATGCCGATGCTGCGCCTGAACGTGGCCCTGGCCGCCGATCCGGCCGCCAACCCGGACGCGAAGGATCTCAAGAACCTCAGCGATGCCGAGGCGGCCCTCGAGGAGAAGCAATCTCAgcagctgcaccagcagcagcacgcactCAACATGGCGATCGGAGGACCTCCGCCACCGCCCGCCCTTCAGCAGCTGGCCAGCAGCACACCGCCCGCCCTGCTCGCCCGCAAACCGAAGGAGCTGGCCCTGCCGGTCGAGCTACCCCCGCGGCTTCCCATGTTCATCTGCGGCCCGTGCGGCATTCGCTTCTCGTCCGCGTCGACGCTCGAGGCGCACCAGACGTACTACTGCTCGCACCGTAAAGATGCGGACgaggggggtggtggtgggggtggtGGAGCGGGCGCCGGTGGAACGGGAAACAGTGGAGCGAACGCCACCGTCACTGGCGGGCCTTCGTCGGGCGGCGTAAAGAACGCACATCCAGGCGGCGAGGGTGGTGAGCAACCGCCGGCAAAGGCGCTCAAGACGGGCAAACAGTACGCCTGCTCGCAGTGCTCGTACAGTGCGGACAAGAAGGTGTCGCTGAACCGGCACATGCGCATGCACCAGTCGTCGCCCTCGCCGTCCCCGGTCGGTGCGATCGTGAACGGAGACGAAGCGATCGTGCTCGCTAAccaccatcaacagcagcagcagcaccagcagcagcagcagcagctacagctcATCCAGGCGCAAGCTGTTGCGGCTGCCGCTGCCGTGctacaccaacagcagcagcagcagcagcaaggccAGCAGCCGTCACAAGGCCCCGCGCCACAGGTCGACCGCTACTGCTCGGACTGTGATATACGATTCTCCAGCACCAAGACATATCGGGCGCACAAGCAACACTACTGCAGCTCGCGCCATCGGGAAGG CAATCAGTCAAACAACTCCACACCCAAGCCGGCGTCGGCACCGAAATCGGGCTCGCAAAGCCCGCCGGACGTGCCGAAAACGCCACCGGTCGGGTCGGCGGCCGCAGCGGCCGCCAGCAGTCAGCAACCGTTCCTGGCGTTGCCCACCAACCCGATCATCGTGATACCGTACTCGCTGATTCGGGGCGCGAGCGTTATTCCGGGACTGCT CTCATCGCTCGCACCAGGCGTGGCCAATCCCGAGTCGGCTTGTTTCATCCTACAGAACGGCAGCCTGCAGCCAATTGCGATGTCGCTCGCGTCCCAGGTGCAAGCCGTTACGGCCGCCATCGTGCCGAGCGGGTTCGAAGGGCTGATCGGATCGTCCGGTGGTCCAGCAGCAACGCGGCCAGGAATAAGCAGCGGCAACCAGCAGCAAACGCACCAACAGCCCGCCCAGCCACCTTCTCGCGGACCCACACCGAACATATCGAACAGTAGCGACAACAATAGCGTACACAGCGGCTCCGGTGGTGGAGGGCCTGCTTCCAGCACCGGGGAAGTACTGAAAGCGATCAACAAGCGAGAAAACTCCGCCAACAG AGATGCTCCGACCGGTTCCACGCCGTTGGATCTTTCCGTGCGTCGCCTCTCGCCCGGTGCCATCGGTAGCTTAAGTTTGCGCGAGCGATCGCTCTCGCTGTCGTCCGCCGTTTCCGCCGACCCGCGGCTCGACTTTGACAGTCTGATGGAGGGCAAGGAGAATCTGTCCGTCAGCGGCGACTCGCTCACACCGGAACAGATCGTCTGTGCGCCGTCCCTTCCGGGCAGTCCGCCGCTAACTCCTTCCCCGAAGCGTCGCTCTAACAGTCCCcgaggaggtggtggtggcggtggtgtcCCTCCTCCCGTCTCTAACGCCACTACAGCGGCAGCTGTAGCGGCTGCTGCTCATGCGGCTGCCGCCGCCGGTCAACACGGACTTGGCGGCCCAGTCGGAGGCTTATCCCTCTCACCGCTAAcactccagcagcagctgatgcGACCGCTGCTCCCGGCGGACATTGCCCTGCGCCTCTCGGCCGTCGGTGATCCGGGCGTCAATCTGAACCTCAACATCCTGCCCAACACTCACCCGCTGCTGACGAAGCAAAGCGTCGAGCTGGCCCTGCGGCTCTCCTCGTCCGCCGGTGTCCCTGTCGGCGACGGGGGACTAGCGAAGCCACAGATTTCTCCCCTGCTGAACAGCATCTCGCCGACCGGGTCGGTGGGCGGTGGGGGACCGGCCGCTGCCGTACTGGCGGCTGCCGCCCAAACGCCGCAAATCTTCGTCAAGCAGGGCGACTCCAAGTGCAAGGAGTGTAACATCGTGTTCTGCAAGTACGAGAACTATCTCGCCCACAAGAAGCACTACTGCTCCGCCCGCAACCAGGACGGCGGTGGCGATGGGGAGCTGCCCAAGGTTAGTCCACCGATATCACCGCAAgcgatgggtggtggtggtggtggtggtgctggaggCGGTGGAGTATCGTCGGGGGGCAGTCCGGCCATTGGTGTAGGAGCGGTTGCGTACCAGCAGCTGATCTGTGCGGCGTGCGGCATCAAGTTTACGTCGTTGGATAATCTCAGCGCGCATCAGATGTACTACTGCCCGAAGCGTATCGATGCCACGCTGCCAGTG AGCGCCACAACAACGACGGTGGTGACAGCGCAACCGCACAAGGAACGCTGCTCGAAGTGCAAAAGCATGCACGAGCCGGGCCAACCGTGCACGGTGGCCGGGCACGGCGCCTACAAGTGTCCGATCTGTGAGGTCATCAGCCCGAACTCGACCGAGGCACGGCGCCACATGGATACGCACGGTGGGGTGAAAGCGTTTCGCTGCACGATCTGCCGGTACAAGGGCAACACGTTACG CGGCATGCGCACCCACATCCGGATGCACTTTGACAAGAAGACGAACGAATTCAATGAGGAAAACTTTATCACCTGCATACTGGAGGAGGACGGTATTGAGATACCGCCGGCCGGCGCACAGAATGCAGCCGCCATGGCCGCAGCcgctgcagccgccgccgcccatGCGCTCGCCTCGCAGAAGAGTTttgcgccaccaccaccctcggAAGCGGACGGGGTGGCACGCATCTCACCACCAACGGCCGGCAATGGGCAATCGGTGCGGCACCACTGTGAGTTTTGCCCGTACAGCTCAAGCTATCGCGTGAATGTG GCCAAACATATCAAGCACGTGCACGGCCGGGACGGGCCTTCGCCCGGTAGTTCGCCCCTGATCGGCGAGGGAGGTGAATCGCTGCTGTACAACGGTACCGGACCGGTGGCAGGAGACTCGAGCAGCGTCATCGCACGGCCACCGATCGCCGTCACGCCCGGTCTAACCATGGCCAATAG TCAAGTGATCAAAACGGAACCAAAGGACGAAGCGGGCCACGCGCCCAGCCCGGACGCACCGGACGCGCTCGACATCAACGTGGACATCGTGCTGGAGGAGCCGCCGGCGATCAAGAGCGAAGTGTTCGATCCGCACATGCCGTCGCTCAACTCACCGCTCACTTCGCCGGTCACTCCctctcctcctgctgctggtgcggctCCGGCAGCAGTGCCATCGACCACCGTGAAACAGAAATCTCACCCCACCAACGCCGCCAGCTCACCGGGGGGCCGGACGGAGCACGGCATTAAAACGCCGTCACCGCCGGTGGAAGTGTCGGCCGGTGGTTCGACCCAGCTGCCACCCGGGCCCAAGTACTGCGACACGTGTGATATTACCTTCAACTACACCAACACGTACATTGCGCACAAAAAGTTCTACTGCAAGgcggcagtggcagcagcggcggcagcggcagcagggACAGCAAGTGCATCCGCCGGGTCCGGCGTTGGTCGGCGCAGTGCATCCGCTTCACCGAGCCGGGCAGCATCGACCAGCCCGGCCGTCACCGTGGCCGTGAATCGGGCGACGGAAACGTCCGTTTAA